Proteins from one Hoplias malabaricus isolate fHopMal1 chromosome 2, fHopMal1.hap1, whole genome shotgun sequence genomic window:
- the vps37d gene encoding vacuolar protein sorting-associated protein 37D isoform X2, whose amino-acid sequence MEWFQELQVDRETLLATNRSLAEESLAHRPRLQNGKLQLASKYEELAKLSTACREKQSRLEGCMRKHSPQTAQNLLQEEVARAEEQSEELLERFMEGHVPLEGFLDSFQSLRKTYHIRRAQAEKIQELNRSERKQRKRLEEEEEARRKKEEVPKEPRPNGITAHGPPRVFQLRYGLTPAILVPLSSSSAATAAGLSPLDSCPNQPQASGPSAPHSCPGQPVGLRVIGQLPGWPARPVRLQQLYRPSPHPHEPPYR is encoded by the exons tttcaGGAGCTGCAGGTGGACAGGGAAACCTTATTAGCAACCAATCGAAGTCTTGCAGAAGAGAGCCTTGCCCACCGTCCCCGCCTCCAGAATGGCAAGCTACAATTGGCTTCTAAATATGAGGAGCTTGCGAAACTGTCCACTGCCTGCAGGGAGAAGCAAAGCCGACTTG aggGATGCATGAGGAAGCACAGTCCACAGACAGCTCAGAATCTTCTTCAAGAGGAGGTAGCACGTGCCGAAGAACAGTCTGAG GAGCTTCTGGAGAGGTTCATGGAGGGCCATGTCCCACTGGAGGGTTTCCTGGACTCCTTCCAGAGCTTAAGGAAGACGTACCACATCCGCCGGGCGCAGGCCGAGAAGATCCAAGAGCTCAACCGCTCCGAGAGGAAGCAGAGGAAGCgcttggaggaggaggaggaggcccGGAGGAAGAAGGAGGAGGTGCCGAAAGAGCCCCGTCCCAATGGGATCACCGCCCACGGACCGCCCCGGGTCTTCCAACTTCGATACGGCCTCACGCCGGCCATCTTGGTGCCGCTCTCCAGCTCCTCGGCTGCTACCGCGGCCGGCTTGTCTCCCTTGGACTCGTGCCCTAACCAGCCCCAGGCCTCTGGCCCCAGCGCTCCACACTCGTGCCCCGGGCAGCCTGTAGGCCTCAGAGTGATAGGACAGTTGCCAGGCTGGCCAGCCAGACCAGTCCGGTTACAGCAGTTGTACAGGCCCAGTCCACACCCTCACGAACCTCCGTATCGATAA
- the prkrip1 gene encoding PRKR-interacting protein 1 homolog: MAVPQKDAKPGKSGGKEPQPLIIAKTPTEEQRLKLERLMRNPDKPATIPERPKEWNPRAPPEFVRDVMGSSAGAGSGEFHVYRHLRRREYQRQDFLDRMSDKQKLDEEYLVKVKENQKAAEERTAKRRKKREKLKLKKEMAKKAKTEDDAESDKEESSESDNDSQEREAEDDAEVPSFVMGKR; the protein is encoded by the exons ATGGCGGTTCCTCAGAAAGACGCTAAGCCGGGGAAAAGCGGAGGAAAAGAGCCGCAGCCGTTAATCATCGCCAAAACTCCTACAGAGGAGCAGCGGCTCAAACTGGAGAGGTTAATGCGAAATCCC GATAAACCTGCTACTATCCCCGAAAGACCCAAAGAATGGAATCCAAGGGCTCCTCCAGAGTTTGTACGTGATGTTATGG GCTCCAGTGCAGGAGCAGGCAGTGGGGAATTTCATGTTTACAGACACTTGAGACGCAGAGAGTATCAGAGACAAGACTTCCTGGACCGGATGTCAGACAAG CAAAAGTTGGATGAAGAATACCTTGTGAAAGTGAAGGAAAACCAAAAGGCTGCTGAGGAGAGGACGGCCAAACGGAGGAAGAAGAG AGAGAAgctcaaactgaaaaaggaGATGGCCAAGAAAGCCAAAACGGAAGACGATGCAGAATCAG ATAAGGAAGAGTCCTCAGAGAGTGATAATGACTCTCAGGAGCGAGAAGCCGAGGATGATGCAGAGGTGCCCAGCTTCGTTATGGGGAAGAGGTGA